A genomic segment from Nodularia sphaerocarpa UHCC 0038 encodes:
- a CDS encoding GAF domain-containing protein: MTFSLSHSDKQKALSGVISRIRESLDIDTIFKTTVTEVRQLLNTDRVGVFRFYPELGWQGEFIYEDVTPAWTSALTTKLHDHCFAAEFAQLYQQGRIKVMADIYEAGVSDCHIQMLETFQVRANIASPLIKGKDLWGLLCIHQCSEPRQWNTSEIEFVQLIAEHLGVALQQADYLEQVKIQSAELAAAKAREKAAEWQKTIAITIEKIRQTLDLESIFHTSTAELRRLLNADRVAIYRFHPDWSGEFAFESVGEGWISLMDEQSKNPQLRENISECSVKDLTKIPQIDTYLQNTGGGDFTRGEVYRICNDIYNAGFSDCYIQVLESYQAKAYVIMAIYHGEKLWGLLAVYQNATTRNWQEDEVYLLTQVGTQLGVALQQAEFLQQMQTQAAEISKAAKRQKALANTIEKIRQSLDIETIFKTTTQEVLRLLEVERVAIYRFYPNQNGEFVADSIVDSQTPTIQLQSLTESVLSFDNQGNKSPRHQVFVPISQGDKLWGLLIAYQNSQPRYWQDEEINLLAQVGVQLGVALRQAESLQQMKMQAGKLAKAAKRERKAAKREKALAATVEKIRQSLDIDTIFKAATEEVQRLLEVDRVTIYRFNSDWTGEFVAESLAPSLTSVPEILPMVANDYLQSTQDSDFANGKVLVIPDIEHINDTITQIPLTTPILVRALMMVPIFQGDKLWGLLAAYHNIKPRNWQEEEKNLLVQIGNQLAVGIQQAELLEQTQRQKEAIAQTLQELKQAQSQLIQSEKMAGLGQLVAGIAHEINNPITFIYGNINYVNEHTKNLLKLLRLYEQEYPQATGEIKQLAAELDLDFIADDLPKIITSMKMGAERISKLVLSLRSFSRLDESEMKPVDIHEGIDSTLLILKHRLQPPGNSFAVEVVKQYGNLPLVLCYAAQMNQVFMNIINNAIDALEDSVADGMITAKPQISISTEVIAENKILIGISDNGCGVPQNMRSRIFEPFFTTKEPGKGTGLGLSISYQIIVEKHGGKIQCVSEPGNGCEFWLEIPIKQ, encoded by the coding sequence ATGACATTTTCTCTATCTCACAGCGACAAGCAGAAAGCCCTATCTGGAGTCATTTCCCGCATTCGTGAGTCTCTGGATATAGACACCATTTTTAAAACCACAGTCACAGAAGTACGCCAACTTTTAAATACTGATCGGGTAGGGGTATTTCGATTTTATCCTGAGTTGGGATGGCAAGGGGAATTTATCTATGAAGATGTCACACCAGCATGGACTTCGGCATTAACCACTAAACTACATGATCACTGCTTTGCTGCGGAGTTTGCTCAACTATATCAGCAAGGTAGAATTAAAGTCATGGCAGATATCTATGAAGCTGGTGTCAGTGATTGCCATATCCAGATGCTAGAAACATTCCAAGTACGTGCCAATATAGCATCTCCCTTGATCAAGGGTAAAGATTTATGGGGATTATTGTGTATTCATCAGTGTAGTGAACCTCGACAATGGAACACATCAGAAATTGAGTTTGTACAACTGATCGCTGAACATCTAGGCGTAGCTTTGCAGCAAGCAGATTACTTAGAACAGGTAAAAATCCAATCAGCAGAACTAGCAGCCGCAAAAGCCAGAGAAAAAGCCGCAGAATGGCAGAAAACCATCGCCATCACCATAGAAAAAATTCGTCAAACTCTTGATTTGGAAAGTATTTTCCACACAAGTACAGCCGAACTGCGGCGGTTGTTGAATGCTGACCGTGTAGCCATCTATCGCTTCCATCCTGATTGGAGTGGTGAATTTGCTTTTGAATCTGTGGGAGAAGGTTGGATTTCCCTCATGGATGAGCAATCAAAGAACCCCCAATTACGGGAAAATATTAGTGAATGTAGCGTTAAAGATTTAACTAAAATCCCCCAAATAGATACTTACTTACAAAATACAGGAGGTGGTGACTTTACTAGAGGTGAAGTCTATCGTATTTGTAATGATATTTACAATGCAGGTTTTAGCGACTGTTACATTCAAGTTTTAGAAAGTTATCAGGCAAAAGCTTATGTGATCATGGCTATTTACCACGGTGAAAAACTCTGGGGCTTGTTAGCAGTATACCAAAACGCAACAACTCGTAATTGGCAAGAAGATGAAGTCTATTTACTCACCCAAGTAGGGACTCAACTGGGTGTAGCTTTGCAGCAAGCAGAATTTTTGCAACAAATGCAAACCCAAGCCGCAGAAATCAGCAAAGCTGCAAAAAGACAAAAGGCGCTGGCGAACACTATCGAGAAAATTCGGCAATCTCTCGATATTGAAACCATCTTTAAAACCACAACCCAAGAAGTCCTGCGGTTATTAGAAGTAGAACGAGTAGCGATTTATCGCTTTTACCCTAACCAGAATGGCGAATTTGTCGCCGATTCAATTGTTGATAGTCAGACACCAACAATTCAGTTACAATCTTTAACAGAAAGTGTTCTTTCCTTCGATAATCAAGGAAACAAGTCCCCGCGCCATCAAGTTTTTGTTCCAATTTCTCAAGGCGATAAACTCTGGGGATTGTTAATAGCTTATCAAAACTCCCAGCCCCGTTATTGGCAAGATGAAGAAATCAATTTGCTGGCACAGGTTGGTGTACAATTAGGAGTAGCATTACGGCAAGCTGAGTCTTTACAACAGATGAAAATGCAAGCCGGAAAACTCGCGAAAGCAGCAAAACGAGAACGCAAAGCAGCAAAACGAGAAAAGGCTTTAGCTGCAACCGTAGAAAAAATTCGTCAATCGTTGGATATTGATACTATCTTTAAAGCTGCAACGGAAGAAGTCCAACGGCTATTAGAAGTTGATCGTGTCACAATCTATCGTTTCAATTCAGATTGGACTGGCGAATTTGTAGCTGAATCATTAGCCCCTAGTTTAACATCAGTGCCAGAAATTTTGCCGATGGTTGCTAATGACTATTTGCAATCAACCCAAGACTCAGACTTTGCTAATGGTAAAGTTCTGGTGATTCCAGATATTGAGCATATTAATGATACTATCACTCAGATTCCCCTAACTACGCCTATCTTAGTCAGGGCATTGATGATGGTGCCAATTTTTCAAGGTGATAAACTTTGGGGATTGTTAGCTGCATATCATAATATCAAACCTCGTAACTGGCAAGAGGAAGAGAAAAATTTGCTAGTACAGATTGGTAACCAATTAGCTGTGGGTATTCAACAAGCAGAATTACTCGAACAGACTCAACGGCAAAAAGAAGCGATCGCACAGACTCTCCAAGAATTGAAACAAGCTCAAAGCCAGTTAATTCAAAGTGAGAAAATGGCAGGTTTAGGACAGTTAGTTGCCGGAATCGCACATGAAATTAATAACCCCATTACCTTTATTTATGGTAACATAAATTATGTGAATGAACATACTAAAAATTTATTGAAATTACTCCGTCTTTACGAGCAAGAGTATCCTCAAGCAACAGGGGAAATTAAACAATTAGCAGCAGAATTAGATTTAGATTTCATTGCTGATGACTTGCCAAAAATTATTACTTCCATGAAAATGGGAGCAGAGCGAATCTCTAAATTAGTTCTGTCTTTGCGAAGTTTTTCTCGCCTTGATGAATCAGAAATGAAGCCTGTGGATATTCATGAAGGCATTGATAGCACCCTCTTAATTTTAAAGCATCGCCTGCAACCACCGGGTAATTCTTTTGCTGTTGAGGTAGTTAAGCAATATGGTAATTTACCTCTAGTGCTATGTTATGCAGCCCAGATGAATCAGGTATTTATGAATATTATTAATAATGCTATCGATGCTTTGGAAGATTCTGTAGCAGATGGTATGATAACTGCAAAGCCTCAAATTTCTATTTCTACAGAAGTCATCGCTGAGAATAAAATTTTAATTGGTATTTCTGATAATGGTTGTGGCGTTCCTCAGAATATGCGATCGCGCATTTTTGAACCTTTCTTTACTACCAAGGAACCAGGGAAAGGAACTGGTTTAGGGCTATCTATTAGTTATCAAATTATTGTGGAAAAACACGGTGGTAAAATCCAATGTGTTTCTGAACCTGGTAATGGTTGTGAGTTTTGGCTAGAAATTCCCATAAAACAGTAG
- the petN gene encoding cytochrome b6-f complex subunit PetN — MATLTLGWVSLLVVFTWSIAMVVWGRNGL; from the coding sequence ATGGCAACTTTGACACTGGGTTGGGTATCGCTCTTGGTTGTGTTTACTTGGTCAATTGCAATGGTAGTTTGGGGACGTAACGGACTATAG
- a CDS encoding cytochrome P450 gives MPAPNSLKTPGFIQQLQWVADPVRYMEKAAQQYPDIFTAHVVGFGNELVFVNHPQAVQEILTNDRKKFFAGGEENKILQPLLGDYSMIMLEGDRHRKRRQLVMPSFHGDRMRNYGEIISNITEQVWSKLPTNKSFKARNVTQDITLQVMLQAVFGVYQGERSQQLKKQLELMANIFRSPLSSSMLFFSSLQQDLGAWSPWGKFVRDRQELDKLIYAEIAERRQQNLENRIDILSLLMSAQDETGNPMTDQELRDELMTLLFAGYETTATALAWGLYLIQKHPQVRAKLLQELDTLGDSQDPMSIFRLPYLTAVCNEILRIHPVAMLTFPRIVQEPVELLGHSLETGTVLVGCMYLIHQREDLYPEPKQFKPERFLERQFSPYEFIPFGGGVRRCVGEALAVFELKLVLAKILSSYELTLVDDQPEVPRRRGVTLAPGRGVNLVITGKRLSQKSPVSMATN, from the coding sequence ATGCCAGCACCTAATTCTCTGAAAACCCCTGGTTTTATCCAGCAGTTACAGTGGGTAGCTGATCCTGTCAGGTATATGGAGAAAGCCGCCCAACAATATCCTGACATTTTCACGGCTCATGTCGTCGGTTTTGGTAACGAGTTGGTATTTGTCAACCATCCCCAGGCGGTGCAAGAAATTTTAACCAACGATCGCAAGAAGTTTTTCGCTGGTGGTGAAGAAAATAAAATTTTGCAACCTTTATTAGGTGATTATTCCATGATCATGCTAGAAGGCGATCGCCATCGAAAACGGCGACAATTGGTAATGCCATCTTTTCATGGCGATCGGATGCGAAATTATGGTGAAATTATTAGTAATATCACTGAACAAGTTTGGAGCAAGTTACCGACAAATAAATCTTTTAAGGCGCGTAATGTCACCCAAGATATCACCTTACAAGTGATGTTACAGGCAGTCTTCGGTGTATATCAGGGAGAACGCAGCCAACAACTCAAGAAACAACTAGAGCTAATGGCGAATATATTTCGCTCACCATTAAGTTCTAGTATGCTCTTTTTCTCGTCTCTGCAACAGGATTTAGGCGCATGGAGTCCTTGGGGAAAGTTTGTCAGGGATAGACAGGAACTGGATAAGTTAATTTACGCTGAAATTGCTGAACGTCGCCAGCAGAACCTGGAAAATCGGATTGATATCCTTTCCTTGCTGATGTCAGCACAAGATGAAACGGGTAATCCCATGACAGATCAAGAGTTACGCGATGAGTTGATGACTTTGTTGTTTGCTGGATATGAAACCACAGCTACAGCACTGGCTTGGGGATTATATCTGATTCAAAAACACCCGCAAGTTCGAGCCAAACTGCTGCAAGAACTGGATACCCTTGGTGATTCACAAGATCCCATGAGCATTTTCCGGTTGCCTTATCTTACTGCTGTTTGTAATGAAATTTTGCGGATTCATCCGGTGGCGATGTTGACGTTTCCCAGAATAGTACAAGAACCTGTGGAACTTTTGGGTCATTCTTTAGAAACTGGTACGGTATTAGTTGGCTGTATGTATCTGATTCACCAGCGCGAAGATTTATATCCAGAACCAAAGCAATTCAAACCAGAGCGTTTTCTGGAACGGCAATTTTCTCCTTATGAATTTATCCCCTTTGGTGGCGGTGTGCGTCGCTGTGTGGGCGAGGCTTTGGCAGTTTTTGAACTGAAGCTGGTATTGGCAAAAATCCTGTCAAGCTATGAACTCACATTGGTTGATGATCAACCAGAAGTACCCCGCCGTCGAGGTGTGACTCTTGCGCCTGGACGTGGTGTTAATCTGGTGATTACAGGTAAGCGATTATCTCAAAAATCTCCAGTCAGTATGGCAACGAATTAA
- a CDS encoding pyridoxal phosphate-dependent aminotransferase, whose translation MQSLTSRMQAVQSPIIPVVGELIQNSPGTISLGQGVVSYNPPPEAIEMLPQFLAESSNNLYKAVEGITPLLAALAEKLQTFNEIAINSDNCIVVTAGSNMAFMNAILAITSPGDEIILNTPYYFNHEMAIAIAGCRAVLVATDENYQLRPEAIAQAITPKTRAIVTISPNNPTGVIYTEAALKQVNQLCGTHGIYHISDETYEYFTYNGVKHISPGAFSGSREYTISLYSLSKAYGFASWRIGYMVIPQHLFVAIKKIQDTILICPPVVSQYAALGALQAKSEYLHKNIGGIAQVREIVIDALKPLEGLCSIAPANGAFYFFLKVHTQMDAFELVKRLIKEHKIAVIPGTTFGMKSGCYLRVAYGALQKDTAKAGIERLVQGLQILLGNGENRNLKIK comes from the coding sequence ATGCAATCCCTAACCTCCCGTATGCAGGCGGTACAGTCGCCAATCATTCCTGTGGTTGGGGAATTAATTCAAAATTCTCCCGGCACTATTTCTTTAGGACAAGGTGTAGTTTCATACAATCCACCGCCGGAAGCTATTGAGATGCTACCGCAATTTTTAGCGGAATCTTCTAATAATTTATACAAAGCTGTTGAGGGAATTACCCCATTATTGGCAGCGCTGGCGGAAAAGTTGCAAACCTTCAACGAAATTGCAATTAATTCAGATAACTGCATTGTGGTGACTGCGGGAAGCAATATGGCGTTTATGAATGCTATTTTGGCGATTACTTCCCCAGGTGACGAAATTATCTTGAATACGCCTTATTATTTTAATCATGAAATGGCGATCGCCATAGCTGGTTGTCGTGCAGTCTTGGTAGCAACAGATGAAAATTATCAACTGCGTCCAGAGGCGATCGCCCAAGCAATTACACCCAAAACACGAGCTATAGTTACAATATCCCCAAATAATCCCACGGGAGTTATTTATACAGAAGCCGCATTAAAACAGGTAAATCAACTCTGTGGAACTCATGGCATTTACCACATTAGCGATGAAACCTATGAATATTTTACCTACAACGGCGTAAAACACATTTCCCCTGGAGCATTTAGTGGTAGTAGAGAGTACACCATTTCTCTTTATAGCCTTTCCAAAGCTTATGGTTTTGCTAGTTGGCGGATTGGCTATATGGTGATTCCCCAGCACTTATTTGTCGCCATCAAAAAAATTCAAGATACAATTTTGATTTGTCCGCCCGTAGTTTCTCAGTATGCAGCGTTAGGAGCATTACAAGCTAAATCAGAGTATTTACATAAAAATATTGGTGGTATTGCCCAAGTCCGAGAAATAGTCATAGATGCCCTAAAACCCCTAGAAGGTTTATGTAGCATAGCCCCTGCCAATGGCGCGTTTTACTTTTTCCTCAAAGTTCATACTCAAATGGATGCCTTTGAATTAGTTAAAAGATTAATTAAAGAACATAAAATAGCAGTAATTCCCGGTACAACCTTCGGGATGAAATCAGGATGTTATCTGCGGGTTGCCTATGGTGCATTGCAAAAAGATACCGCCAAAGCAGGTATAGAAAGATTAGTACAAGGCTTACAAATTTTACTGGGGAATGGGGAAAACAGGAACCTCAAAATCAAATAA
- a CDS encoding SDR family oxidoreductase, with amino-acid sequence MTSASYIFLAGASRGVGREIAKYLSAQNLQVKALLRNESAVAELESMGIEPVMGDALDISDVERAVLADQPIHTVISTIGGLPSEGARADFLGNKNLIDAAVKAGVHRFILVSSIGTGNSAGALPPQALATLGPVLVEKDKAEQHLIASGLIYTIIRPGGLKSEPATGNGILTEDPRIVGTIHRPDVAELVCKSLNCQRSHYKTLSAVDKNMLAGEPDFVEFTLD; translated from the coding sequence ATGACAAGTGCATCTTATATTTTTCTGGCTGGCGCAAGTCGTGGTGTTGGGCGAGAAATTGCCAAATACTTAAGCGCCCAAAATCTCCAAGTAAAAGCACTCCTCAGAAATGAGTCGGCTGTTGCTGAACTAGAATCAATGGGAATTGAACCTGTAATGGGAGATGCTTTAGATATCAGCGATGTCGAACGTGCAGTACTTGCAGATCAACCTATCCATACAGTTATTAGTACCATTGGTGGTTTACCTTCAGAAGGTGCAAGGGCTGATTTCCTCGGTAATAAAAATCTCATTGATGCCGCAGTTAAAGCCGGAGTACATAGGTTTATTTTGGTTTCTTCCATTGGTACTGGTAATAGCGCCGGTGCTTTACCTCCCCAAGCTTTAGCCACTCTGGGGCCTGTGTTAGTCGAAAAAGACAAGGCTGAACAACACTTAATTGCAAGTGGACTCATTTATACAATCATTCGTCCCGGCGGATTAAAATCGGAACCAGCAACAGGTAATGGAATTTTAACTGAAGATCCCCGGATTGTTGGTACTATTCATCGCCCTGATGTCGCCGAGTTGGTTTGTAAAAGTCTAAATTGTCAGCGTTCTCATTATAAAACTTTGTCGGCTGTGGACAAAAATATGTTGGCTGGGGAACCAGATTTTGTAGAGTTTACCTTAGATTAA